In the Carettochelys insculpta isolate YL-2023 chromosome 6, ASM3395843v1, whole genome shotgun sequence genome, CTTAGAAAAACCTGCTTTATAGAAATTGTGTCGAGTTGGCAGCGTAATGAATGATTGTAGTTGTCCTTTTGTAGGAAACCCTAAAAAAACAGGAAGTGCCAACATCCTGTTTTGCAGCTGAATGCTCGCTGCTTGTATGGACAATGCATTGTGTCCGTCTCTAGGAATCAGTACGTTACAGTCAGCAACTTAAACACGCAGAGGTATAGTTTTATTTTTTAGTAGAGCTTGGTATGTCAGTATAGTATAATGAACCTGCAATGGCTACTGTTACTGCTACTGGCATTTTGAAAGATACTTCCAACTTGTTGAAAACCTCCATTTACTGTTGTGTGAAGTTCAAACTGAAAAGGGGCTTTCATAGTAGGTGCTGTATTGTTTGGATAATGGCGAAACGCTTGCTCCTATTCCAGACGTAATTATAGCATTGCGATTTTGTTTGGGAAGGTAATGGGAGCAGTTCCTCTCCTTTAATGAGGATGCTACTTTCTCCTACCCACCTAGATTAAATGACCTGCTGTCTAGAAAGCTTGCTGTGTTAGCCAGTCATGCATACACCAATGGCTTTACAGCTGATCTGCCTCAAAGCATCAGCACTATCCAATAGAGAAGACAACAGCACTCTGTattgcttggagcagggggttggactcgatgaccttttgaggtctcttccaaccttaatctTCTCCGAATCTTTGCTTCTAAAAATGTGACTATGGCCAGCACTTCCAACTTCTTAGGATATTTACCTCTATCAAAATGGATTGGGACCTCCTTAAACAATGCACGTGGCTGCATCTCAGTTAATCACAGACACTTATTAGATTCCATGGCAGTACAATGCTTACAGGAAGTTCCCTGATGGATTGCCTTACTTCACTTTGTTTCCACAGCCCCGCTGAAAAGAGCAACCAGCACTCAGATGGCCAGCAACAACACTGCCAGCATAGCACAAGCCAGgaagctggtggagcagctgaaaATGGAGGCCAACATTGACAGAATAAAGGTAAAGTCTTGGTCGAAATCACCTGGGTAATTAGCATGTCCTTTGTAATTCCACAGTGAATCTTCAGCAGCTAAGACTCAGTCATAGACTTTTTAAGGGGTGATAGGGCTACTGAGGCCAGGTGGTCAGACTTCCTACAGATCACATGCGATAGACTTGAGATCTAGAGAAGGGGGAAGTAAATATGTGGACTGTGGGTCATATCTGAACCCCCACATGCTTTTGAACATCTTTTTATTTACTACTTACTATCTTCATGATGTTGCTCTTGTATTACTTTCTCTCAAGTCTGGACTTTCCCAATACCTTGACTGGGAAATTTGGACCTTGATAAAAATAGGTTACCCCTGTAGAGTGTCCCTCAAGTACTCAATGTATTTAGCTTATCGAACAAAACATTAACTTGACTTGATCGTGTTCTACAATTACCTACAGAGGAAGAAGAGATCAGGTATTTGAgagctctttaatctagcagacgAAGGCATGATCCAAGAGCTGGCAGTTGAAGTAAGCAAGATCACACTGGAAATGTTAATTTTAGCAgagagggtaattaaccattagaCTGGATTTGCATGGGTCACGTTAAATCCTCCATCCCTGAGTCTTTGCATGTAGACTGAACATTTTTTCTAATTGCTGTCAGGCTAGATACAGGAATCTCACAGCGTGAAACACAGGCCACTGATTATGTAGGAGATTGTCTTAGATGGTCCCTCTGTCTTAAAACCTGTGAGGTTAACAAAGTTGCCTAGTGTTTTTAGTCAGTGATGGATGCTTTGCTGGTGAACAGTACTCAGCTGGCAAACTGGTTTGGGAAATACTTTGTTAAACCAGTCCTAATTATATGGCCTTTTAGAACATGGGAAGATGCTCTTTCCCGAGGAGGTGGTATTGTCTGAAAATGACTGCTGTCAAGCATCTCCTTGAATGTATTTCAGCCGCTTTGTCCTTCAGATACCATTGTTAACGTGTGGAACGGGGCTCAGTGCTGTGCCCAGATTTGCTTAGTGCAACGCAACAAAGCAAAAAGCAAAGTTACCCTTTCAAGTCTCCTTTTTCCAACAGAAAGGAAAAAGTGATCCTTTCGGGGAGGTCTTCCTCTGCGTTGGCTGCATATAGGTCTTTTAATGCTGGTGCCTATGTTACTATCAGGGAATAAGGCACCACTGTAATGTTGTAGCAGGTGAGCATGATCACACCTCAGTCACTCCAATATTTTCCAAGTTCTTTCTTCACCTGTGGGCTTCTCATGGATTGGGCTGTCCCTTCCTGTAGCCCTTACCACGTGTGCAATATTACCGTAAACAttactgcagaaaaggacttggggactACAGtgtatgagaagctggatatgagccaacagtgtgcccttatagccaagaaggctaatggcatactgaggtgcattagtaggagcattgccagcagatctagggaggtgattgttcccctttattcggcacttgaggccacaactggagtattgcgtccaattCTGagcattacagaaaggatgtggactactggagagaatccagcggagggtgacaaaaatgatgagggggctggagcacatgactaatgaggagaggctgagggatttgggcttatttagtctacagaagaaaagagtgaatgTTGgggggtttgatagcagccttcagctacctcaaTGGGAgtttcaaagaggatggagagaggctcttctcagtgaTGAccaaatgaggagcaatggtgtcaagttgcagtgggagaggtctaggttggatggtgaagctctggaatacattaggtggtgggatctccatccctagaggtctttaacttccggcttgacaaagccctggctgggatgatgtatcTGAGGTTGGCCCTGCTGTAAACAGAGTGGTGGACTCAGCAGGTCATTGAGGCTCTTCCAGGTTGATGATTCTGTGACTAGTTGTGATCAAGGACACGTTCCATTTCTAAAGGCCAACGCTCCAGCCTGGGTGCCCGTACTGAATGTGAGAGCACGGGCAGTATCTGTGTGTACTCGATGAACAGCTGTCTGCACAAAAGGGATGTTGTGCAGCTATATCCTTTTGTGCTGCTTAAAGCCCCATTCtagtacacacacatacatggtTTTCATTCTCAGGGATATATTAAGAatcttctccccccaccacccccgacTCTGGCTCCCCAAATATGCGCAGGTTTTGAAATATGGTGGGTATCTCTGTGCTTAAACTGCATTCTGTATTCGTGTTCGCATGGAACGTTGCCTTCAGAAGCCTGAGCCTTCCAGAGAGAAGAGTCTTGGAGCACTGCATTAAGCTAAAGGCAAATGTAGCTGATTCTGAAGCATGAAATATCGATAGCTGAACCTCAGCATTGGATAATATCTCCTCGCTGCTGCCTCCATTGAGGCACTTTCATGTTCTTAATAGATAACTGTGTAGATAGTCGGTGACTCCAATAATATTTGTTACCATAGCAACCGCAACCCCACCACTGGAAGGGTTGGACATGATATAAAGATGATGAGCCAAGATCTCTTTTTTATTAGTAAATAAATATTGTAGCATACATTTATTGTGAGCTTTTTGCTGCCTAGAGTGACTTCCACAAAGTGTAAATTTTTGGTAAGATCAAATCAGGTAAAAGGTGGTTATGGAACATCAAAACGTGCCTGTAACTAAGTGGAGATAAAAATAGATTTGCAGGCTGCATAGGTTTTCTCTTGACTTAACTGCAAAGAGATTTGTGTTAGCTGTTAGATTCCCTGAAGATAGAAGCTGCTTGGTTGGAAAAAAGAACTAGAAGGATGGATTGCCTGAAAGAGATGCAAATGAAAACCATCTTGGCATCAAAAGAACTTAGCTCCCCCTTTTGCATAATGGATGTATAAATACATTTTAGTGTGTAGAAGTTGTGATTTGCAGACATGGCACATCAAAGATGCAACAGCAGAGAAAGGTACTTGCAGTCTAAAGCTGAAGAATAAAATAGACCTGCAAGTTACCATTTGATCAAGTGATTTTCACAATGGCAGACTTCCCCGGTGGTCCACGCTGAACTCTCATTGACCTCATCAGGCTCCTGAAACGCAAAAATAAACTAGGCTTCAGAATTGGTTATATGTGCAGAACTCTGTGTCTGCTGCTAGCAGCGGTGGGTTGGACGGAGAATGGGCCTGCAGTAGGTTTTTGGGTTCTAGGAGACAGCCTATTCAGTTGGCAGGCAGATCACATGGCGGGTCCCCTacactagggatgttaatggttaactgctAAGCCTCACACTAAATGAGTGAGGCTTTCTGGTTACGGTTaaccagtggtggctggagcagtccccaccCACCACAGTCAAGAGGTACTCCagctcagctggagcagccctggttagtggtgggaggtgggtgggctGTTCCCTTGgcagcccccacttcctcccccttTAACGTTTAACTGCTTACCTAATTAACAGGATTTTACATTCCTACCTTAGGCTCCAACTCTGGAAGATAATCAGTGGCATTAAGATGTAGGAGATAAGACAGGAGGTCTTGCAGTATAAAAAAAACCATAGAAACAACCCACCTACAAGGAAATTTTATGTAAAGAGTTACATGAATTTGTTCTTAAGTTTAGACTACATTAGGAAGCCTTCAGGGAAAGGGTGAAAGTTTGGGACACTAAACCTGTGTACATGTAGCGCTGAGGGGCTAACCTGCTCATTTCTAAGCCCCCACGACAATTTTTCATATGCAAAGTGGTCCATGGACTTATCACCTTTATAGCAGTCATTCTGTGCCTTCTCCTGGGTGGGCAACTCCATCTGAGGTCTGCATTGGGAAAGCAGAGCATTTGAATGACAGTCCCACTTCCTTGCCCTCCCTGCAATGGCTTACACTTGGAACAGAGTCTCTGCCTTCTCGTCACTGGACATGATAGAGGGTACATGCGAACACTCCACCCTGGGAAGGGAAACGCTGGAGGCTCTCCTCATTGTGGACTTGGCTCTCCAGGAAGGGTGAAAGTTCGGCTCGCGTTACGATTCCTGTTAATGGCTTGGAGGTCTCCCCCCGGTCTTTGGCCAGGCAAACACTGAAATGTTGCATGAGTAAGGACTGCAGAAAATCGGAGTGAAGATCTCCACTTTGATGTCGACCCTGCAGTTAGACACCAGCGGCTGGCCCaagccagctgactcaggctgaggctgcagggctgtttaactgcagtgtagacgtccAGTTTGGCTAGAACCTGGGTTCTGCAGTcctgggagggtcccagagcttggctgcagcctgagccagaaGGTCTGCGCTGCAATGAAACTGCCTCTTAGCCTGAGGCCTGTGAGGCAAAGTCACCTGGCTTTGGCCAGCTGCCAGTCTcatggccatgtagacatgccctaagtgaCTAGGAGGGATGTGAAagccagttaactggttaaatggggaacggggagagatgggggtgggCACTTCAgcctgctgcagaccagggctactctggccaggctggaccGCGCCTCCCCACCTGTGATGCTTCCAGGTCCAtcatgggcagggggctgctccactCCCCATTGGTTAACCGTAACCAGTAAGTATCATTTGAGAGGTGCAGCTTaccggttaaccagttaactattAACATCCCTCCTGCCAAAGTGTCGTCCCAAGTGGGTTGAAGTTTGCTGGTGGTTACAGCAGCTGGAAAAGGGATTGTTCTCGACATAAGAGTAATGtagtttttaaaggggaatttGTCCTGTGTGCCATTTTCAAATGGAGCGTATCATTCAGGAGTACTTCCGATTTCTTAGCCAGTTACCTTCTACGGGTAGTTTTACCTAAGGGGTTCTATGAATGTGAAGTAATGAATAAGGACAGTGCTGTGATTATTGCAATGCCTTGTTAGAAAGCTCATCAATTGGtagtgagcagtgttccctggaagctgagtgtgtgggcaacaacccaggagagattcaggtgccgcctagCAGATCAAAGTGAGCAGCGTCTGTTTCTAGTAGTGGTGCACGTCCTCGCATGCTgcagtgcacctaacaaaatttattctacctgtGGATGGgaacaattagagggaactccggtggagcagagggaaggagcaTGGGGACTTGAGGCAACTTCACATTCCATTCAGCAAAAAGGATGCGTTAATTCAGTGGTGCTCACATCCTCCCTTCTCTGTGCGCTCTGAAGTGGAGGAGTATGAGTCCAGTCATTCCGGGTAACATAATTCACTCGAGACTTACGCAATGTGTGGGTTTATTTTCAGGtgtcaaaagcagcagcagacttAATGGCATACTGCGAAGCCCATGCCAAGGAAGACCCTCTACTGACCCCGGTTCCAGCTTCAGAAAACCCCTTTAGGGAGAAGAAGTTCTTCTGTGCAATTCTGTAAGCCCTCCATGAGGCTGACATGCACGAGGGCCGCTCCGAACACTGATGTAGCATTTTTAGCCACGTGGACAACTTTCTAGTCCACAGAATTTACAAAAATAAGGCCTGGAAGCTCCAGAGATGTGCATGTTTAAACAAACTGGTCACCTTTTGGGGAATAAGATGATCTACATCGTGAGGCAGATCTGAGGTCTGTAGAGTTGCCGAGGTAGAAAAATATGTAAAGATTCAGTTTGTATCACTTTTCTGCTCTCAAAAAAACCACATACCATTGTTTTGATTTTTCCTATTTAAAAAGGACACTTTTATGCTGATCAAGGTAAAGGCTGAGGCTGTGCATAACCTTTATTGGAATGATTAGCAGTGAGTTTTTTCCAAATAATACTCTTATTTAAGTTGAATTGTCAAATATCACATTTACGGGCTAGATTGCTATTATATTAATGTTCAGTcttgtgcttttttttgttttgctcattGCATCCAGAGATGGATGGGATTTCTCAAAAGATAACAAACTAAACTGTTTAGCAAGGGCTTAGTCCGTGATACTTCACATCTGCAGTATAAgccctgtctgtctgtgtgttttCTAGCAGCCTGCTGCCACAATTTGTAACACTTGTATGTGGTAGCTTCGGTCCTGCAAGTAAAAGTAAATCGGGTGTTGTGATTGGTGCTTCATATTTTGTGACTACTTTTAACTAATAGTGCATGAAAATAGCCCTGTGTTCAATCCATTCAGAAACTTCTATTGTTTGAAGCCACGTGCTCGTGGAAGAAGCTGTAGAGAGAAAACTGACGATGTTCTGACAGTAAAGAGAAACTACTCTAATGCCTTAGATGTGCCTGAAATACCTCTCCTAGGGTTGCCGGCTATTCCAAAGCCTATTTCTGAAATCAGAACAGTTTGTATTGGGAGTTTAGGGTCACCCAGGTCCAAGGAGGTCCTTGGGAAAAACTAATAAGAAAAATGATGTACATTTATTTGGACCAAGTTTTTGCTGATCCTTCCCTGCACTTGTGCCTCTACCCTGTGTCTCAATTTTAATATCCATCAATCCGTATTAACTTTTCATAGCAGCATGTCCTCTCTGAACCATTTCCCTTAAGCAGCATGAcagacccagccagctgctgccctgtgctaaGAGGCTGATCCAAGCGCAGCTGGATTCTGAAGGGGCCTCATGCTGCAGGCTCGTCCACCCCTGCTGAATTCTTCTCTGCTTTCACAATACTGCCTTCAGTGGATATCTTTCCCAAATCTCTTGGCTCTAAACCCCAATGTTTACAAAACTCCCTCTGCCACCGAATGTGTGCTGTTTTCAGTGCCACTGATTATTCAGAAAATGCTTTTAAGGGAAGGGTCGTCATTCCTGTATCCAAACAGCGGTAACTGCAGAGAGCAAGTGTGCACATGATTATAATACCTACCGAAGAACAAAGGGTGGATCTATCAACCACTGAAATTTTTTGTTAATGTGATGGACTCCCATTATCTAGTCACTAATCATCCAGGTCTTTCTGAGCACATGCCATGTATTTCTCACTGCTTCAACCTCCGTCATGACCCAAATAAGAGCTTAAAAAAAGGATGCACCTCCAAATAGAGCAACGAACTACAGGGTGGCATATTGACACAAGATACCTCTAACCACTTAAGGTGGAAGCTTGCAAGCTCATTCAAGCTGTAAATGTAATGTTTTGAGCTGCTGTTGTAGGTGTACTTCCTTTAAAGCCTCCCAGGGGATAATGAGGCATTAAGAAAGAGATAGAGGTGGCACCCTTAATTGATCTCATGTACCCTGCTGATCAGGGCAAAGCCAAACCATCAGTATGGTGTCCTGGTAGGGAGAACCCCCTGCTTTGCTTACCTGCAGTGTGAAATTGGCAAATCTTTGTTTAATTGGCTCGTACCCAGATCAAGAGCCAGCGAGCAGGCAAACCCACAGGACACAAACATATCAATCTAAGCACAAGAAAGAAAACCTGGTATTTCAGGTGAAGGCTAAGGACATCTGAAACTGACCTGTAAGATGCTCTTACTGTGCTGTATCAGGTACAGTAGGTGACTCAAAACATGAAAAGGCAAGGCCTACCTTGAGGAGATTCTACTATTGTTAAAATTGTGTTCTGGCTGCTGCGATTGCAAGGACATCAATATGCCTCAAAACCAAACTGCATTAAGAAAGCAGATTTTCATATGGTTCTGTGCCCCGGCTGAGAGGATGAAAGCAGCTCTAGCTTTTTGTGCTATTCTGAACCCTTAGGACACTTTAATTTTTGGATCAAAAAACCCAGCAGATATAATTTTGGGATAATTCCAGATCCATGGCAACCCTATTAATATGAAGCTCCAAATCAGATATGAGTTCaaatttttgtgttttaaaagggTAACAGTCTTAAGGTACCTATCAGCAAATCTTTATAGCCCATAACAAAGTGGAAAACCATTTTTGACTAACTTTTTGTACTCTTACGTCCTTGTGTACAGGCAGAATGGTATTTGTAGAGAATCCCACTTATTGTAACAGTGGATTCTCTCTCTGTGATTTTTGGCATATTGGAACATTTATACTATACCACCAATAGCTAACTGGTGTACGACCTTCCTTCCTAGCTTTCAAACACAAGATCCTGTATTTCAGCCTTTATACTATGTTTGACTAGATTAGGTTTCTTCAGAAACATGTGACCAATGAATATCTCTACAGCTGTTTTCACTTGTATTGGTAAAAAACTGTGTAAATATATTGCAAGTGTTCTTTTTAATAAGATCTACTATAACTGACAATGAAGTGTAGCCTAATTAGTTAAGGCCCTAAATCTCACTACTCCCTGAAGAGTACTCCAATCCTTTCATGAAGTTTTGCCATAATTTTTTAATGACTAACACCTTTTACAACttaaattcttttttaaaaagtgcatgaAATAAACATAAAGAAGTTTAATCCAAAACATTCCTCAAACAAATTTTTTGTTACtacttatgatttttaaaaaaaaatattttgtaattggGGACGCAACCAGAAAAATCTCACCCCAGTATTTTATATTGCACAAATCTGCCTTCACAAGCAAAGTAGAAATTTTACATATCAAGAAAATTTCCCCATAAAGTAAAACTGGTATATTTTCAGTATTGAAATATTAATTCTGTATATTCAACATGGCATGAAATTTAAGTTTGATATACTGAAGGTCTCCTCAGTAAAAATGTTCACAGTATTGGCATGTgattgggttttttccccctacaAACTTTGTTTATGGCAGTAGTGAGTTGCTACGTGTACATTATATCATATCCGCCAGGTAAGATAGGTAGATGCATCTTCCTGTGCAAGAACCAGTCTGTTTTCAGTGAGAGGGTCAGTGTAAAGGTGAGTGggcttttcattttttctttttttttttttttttttattttttaacagggAAACTTGAAGTTGTGGTGTAGTGCACAAGCTCATCCCATGTGATCAATGTGCTTGTATGAAATAAAATTTTGGATTCATTTCGAATCTtgtctgtttgctttttaaagtagCAGTCGGTGCTGGCAGttggttttgttctttttggAATGTTTCTCTCCTGCTCCTAATGACGGGACCAAATGTTCAGGATATGATGTTGGTTCAGGGAGCTTTCCAAACCTAACACAGCAAACCacagagctcccccagctgctggtttGAATAGTGGCTTTTGTGGTGATGTGAAAGGGACAGACGCCTTTCAGAACCTCAGCTTTCCCAGGGTCCTCTCTCAGACCCTGCCTGCTTGAAGGAAATTTCCACTGATGTAGTTACACAACTGCAACCCCGGTTATGGACATGCTGCCCCAGGGTTTATGCTGATACAATTTACTTTGGGGTGTTAGCTGCTTGAAATCTTTATTTTAGCCAGCGCAGCAGATTTGTAAAGGTGCGACAACACAAATGTAGGCACGCCTCCTGCAAATCaccagcacacagggcacagcagGCTGTCAATACATAGTACCTACTTTCTATAGAAAAAGATGATTGTAGGCCCATTGTTGGGAAGCTAAAGGttcatcttcatttccctccTGTTTCTCCCGCAGCTGCCCCAAAAATATAAGCGAGATCAAGcatgagaggcagcagctgctgcatcccatGGGTGAGAGGGTATCAGGTAACCCTTAGCCCAGCATCTGCCTTGGATCAGAACCTGGCTCTAAGGCTTTGGAAACTCAGGATAAATTTTTGGCTGTCTGAGCAAGGATTGAGAAGAGAGTAGAATCCAtctccccctttctgaaattccTGGGCCATGTCATGGGACTAGAGTGGAAAGTCCAGCACAGAAGGAAATGATGGCGATCCTGGCATAAATGCAAGCTATCTGGAAACTAAGGGTCCCAAGTTCACCTCGCCCTCCCAGGCAGTTGCTTTTACTTTCCAGAAGAAGGCAGATCTCCTCACTAGTGGGTACGTATGGGCTACCTTTCTAGGAAGAGACTCCATATTCCCAGCTGCTGCGTGGGAGCTCTCTGTGAGACACCAGCTTGGTTTCACTCACCTGAGTTCACTTAAGCTGGCCCAGGCCATGGTCATGCCTCTGGCTACAGTCCAGATTCCGTTCTTTTTCACCCTTAAACTATGTCTCCTTCCATGGAAGCATGTGTCCACCCCATGTGTGCAACCTCCTCCTTCCTAAGGAAGCCAGTGAACTTTGTTTTCACAAAGATCTTCACAGAGTGAATGGCTGCCTCATTTCCTCCACGTGGCTAACATAAGTGCACTCTTTCCCAGGCCAAAGGAAATGGGTAGGGAAGGGAGGCCATTcagcaggagggaaggaaggtcCGTCCCCGCACCACCACCTCCCACTTCCAATGACCTTGCAGCTGGTCTGTGTAAGTTCCTTGTACTGTCTCTGGGGTCCCGTACAGCGTAGAGCATGTTGGCACTTAATGTAACTAATATCCTGCCTCTTTGACAAGAGGAATTAACTCCCCCTTTATCTTGACAGGTGCTGCATCACCACCCCTAGGTTTGTGTCTCACTCTCTGCTGAAGCACTAACAAAATGAAATGCTTGCTCAGGGAGTCAATAATGGACCTGGATACAGAAATTTTCACCTCTTGGTCATAGGCGCAGCTATAGGACAATGCAATAGTAACCAGCAGCGTTTATTACACAGATAACGTATGTGCTATTGAGCTGGTCTCGGCTTTTGTGAGGTGGACACATCCCCTATCATCACATTTGAGAGTAAAGCAGAGTAATTAACTTGTCtgtatggcccctttttgtctcaagagatggGGGCTAGTGGCAACGGTGAGGGTCTATGGGCAGTGTTgactctgcagcttctctcatggtttttctgtccaatattggatttgcacagtcgactGCAATAACCATGTCAGTCtgtctgaattcttgagtctcagagtttttccttctaagacagtgttcttttgcatggcttgcacatctACTATCGAAAGATGCTGTGCCCTATCATAGCAatcgttgccaggtattttgatctgatgatgtagattcccaggattttggatgctgaatttttttttcatggtgtttttgcatgtatccttgaatcttaactttgatcttcctcttgttctcaacccatgtgacagttcaccaaagaggatttctttgggaagatgtttgtcacccattcttctcccATGACCAAGCcaatgt is a window encoding:
- the GNG2 gene encoding guanine nucleotide-binding protein G(I)/G(S)/G(O) subunit gamma-2; translated protein: MASNNTASIAQARKLVEQLKMEANIDRIKVSKAAADLMAYCEAHAKEDPLLTPVPASENPFREKKFFCAIL